One stretch of Patescibacteria group bacterium DNA includes these proteins:
- the ftsA gene encoding cell division protein FtsA: protein MKDDIIAGLDIGSTEVRLVVGQRINSDSGDKVQIIGAVSVPSEGINKGTVNSIEDVTSSISACLEKAERLVGVPISSVWVGINGPHIKCERSKGVVAVSKSDNEIGRDDVERAIEAARALSVPPNYEILHVIPVKYIVDNQEDIKDPIGMTGVRLEVEALIIQGLSSQINNLTKAIYRTGLGIEDLVLSPLAAAEAVIGSKQKELGAILVNIGSSTTSLAVFEEGELLHTAILPIGSEHITADVAIGLRCPINLAERIKIEHGSANSEKFGKKDEVDISEMAREENSEEDSRVISKKYISEIIEARVEEIFKKVDIELKKVDRSGMLPAGVFLVGAGTKLNDIIDVAKRELRLPACIAVNKTIPTVIEKVNEQNYLTALGLVAWGNQFIDDGGSRGVALKKTLDGVVRNVRDIFSKFKP, encoded by the coding sequence ATGAAAGATGACATAATTGCCGGACTAGATATTGGCTCAACTGAAGTTAGGTTAGTAGTAGGTCAAAGAATTAATAGTGACAGCGGTGACAAGGTTCAAATTATTGGTGCTGTCTCCGTTCCCTCCGAAGGAATTAATAAGGGAACAGTAAATAGCATAGAAGATGTTACATCTTCTATTTCTGCTTGTCTAGAAAAAGCTGAAAGGCTTGTCGGTGTCCCCATCTCAAGTGTTTGGGTGGGCATTAACGGCCCCCACATTAAATGTGAAAGAAGTAAGGGTGTTGTTGCTGTCTCAAAAAGTGATAATGAAATCGGTCGCGATGATGTAGAGCGCGCCATTGAGGCTGCTAGGGCTTTGTCGGTTCCTCCTAATTATGAAATATTACATGTTATCCCTGTAAAATATATTGTTGATAATCAAGAAGATATTAAAGACCCCATTGGGATGACTGGAGTCAGGTTAGAAGTTGAAGCTTTAATTATTCAAGGACTTTCATCTCAAATTAATAATCTAACAAAAGCGATATATAGAACTGGTCTTGGTATTGAAGATTTAGTTTTATCTCCATTGGCAGCCGCTGAAGCTGTTATTGGCTCAAAGCAAAAAGAGCTTGGTGCGATACTAGTTAATATTGGCTCATCAACAACTAGCTTGGCTGTTTTTGAAGAAGGTGAATTATTGCATACTGCAATCTTGCCTATTGGGTCAGAACACATCACTGCCGATGTTGCTATCGGGCTTAGGTGTCCTATCAATTTGGCTGAGAGAATAAAAATAGAACATGGTTCTGCTAATTCTGAAAAATTTGGGAAAAAAGACGAAGTGGATATTTCTGAAATGGCCAGAGAAGAAAACTCAGAAGAAGATTCTAGAGTAATTTCCAAAAAATATATTTCAGAAATTATTGAAGCTAGGGTCGAAGAGATATTTAAAAAAGTTGATATTGAGTTAAAAAAAGTTGATAGATCTGGCATGCTTCCAGCCGGAGTCTTCTTAGTTGGCGCCGGCACAAAACTGAATGATATTATTGATGTTGCAAAAAGAGAGTTAAGGCTTCCTGCTTGTATTGCTGTAAACAAAACAATCCCAACCGTTATCGAAAAAGTTAATGAGCAAAACTATTTAACAGCACTTGGACTTGTTGCTTGGGGTAACCAATTTATAGATGACGGTGGTTCTAGGGGTGTTGCCCTTAAAAAAACCCTTGATGGAGTGGTGAGAAATGTTCGAGATATTTTTTCAAAGTTCAAGCCATAA
- a CDS encoding diacylglycerol kinase family protein encodes MIKIRRLFKSFKYAVNGLIKIFKEEQNLRIQFFLGLLALSLAWFYRIDKIELLLIVFSIGLVLLMETINSAVERVADVLKPRINTYVKEIKDITAAAVMLASIISLIIGISIFWPYLIDTL; translated from the coding sequence ATGATTAAAATACGCAGACTGTTTAAAAGTTTTAAATATGCCGTTAACGGACTGATCAAAATATTTAAGGAGGAACAGAATTTAAGAATTCAGTTTTTTTTAGGGCTTCTCGCTTTATCGCTTGCTTGGTTTTATAGAATAGACAAGATTGAATTATTGTTAATAGTTTTTTCGATAGGACTTGTTCTATTAATGGAAACCATAAACAGTGCTGTTGAAAGAGTAGCAGACGTCTTAAAACCGAGAATCAACACTTATGTTAAGGAAATTAAAGATATAACCGCTGCTGCAGTGATGCTCGCCTCAATTATTTCTTTAATAATAGGGATTTCTATATTTTGGCCTTATTTGATTGATACTTTGTAG
- the ybeY gene encoding rRNA maturation RNase YbeY, translated as MPIDISNKTRTKIDLKLVKKVSEQFLTKYKKNKFELSVVFVGDRRMQTINKIYRGYNKITDILSFEGEEEFLGELIIDYAQIERQAKNFNNSVREELVFILVHGLLHLLGYDDKTEKEEFKMIALGENFIKTLKL; from the coding sequence ATGCCTATTGATATTTCAAATAAGACTAGAACAAAGATAGATTTAAAGTTAGTTAAAAAAGTCTCTGAGCAATTTTTAACAAAATATAAAAAAAACAAATTTGAGTTGTCAGTGGTTTTCGTTGGTGACAGGCGCATGCAAACTATAAATAAAATATATAGAGGCTATAATAAAATAACGGATATATTATCATTTGAAGGAGAAGAAGAGTTCCTTGGAGAGTTGATTATTGATTATGCCCAAATAGAAAGACAGGCTAAGAATTTTAATAATAGCGTGAGGGAAGAGCTTGTTTTTATATTAGTACACGGTCTTCTTCATTTATTGGGTTATGATGATAAAACAGAGAAAGAGGAGTTTAAAATGATTGCTCTGGGGGAGAATTTTATTAAAACATTAAAATTATAA
- a CDS encoding Ig domain-containing protein, which yields MIKIFNKLNFSLILLFFILFSVKGSVAQSVLTPCNIDAVDQEGNSFSYSLTETTPGVVIDPNTGIISGSSASVGTHIIEVTVTDEYGAVSDPYAYTLVVDSYCGDNGVQTPNSEGDGGPINDGNEECDGLNGIAFTPSESSMSKSYACSGPCFPATDCTGSCSFLDSFSGGGWCGDGIVQSAHPITGNPLETCDPMETKADYELRVGPVSDSTFAVLQLSCSSDCQLGCATDPDLARGCYIDTNDNGIIDSGECQKGMFTCENTGMLECFDIFSVMGGSPVFDECCRGNVAELQDGNIVGTPFLVVRALASDMGIGGYVMDHSNLVYYSSVFNCDDVCLRENRVCVGVGLSQVVSNSCVSVMHDNGNDCNLNSNLATNDCKSGYLTGGVHCMETATAGFRIGETLCYCY from the coding sequence AATATTTAATAAATTAAATTTTAGTTTAATATTACTATTTTTTATTTTATTCTCCGTAAAAGGTTCAGTCGCCCAAAGTGTTTTAACTCCTTGCAATATTGATGCCGTTGATCAGGAAGGAAATTCTTTTTCTTATTCATTGACTGAAACTACTCCAGGGGTTGTAATTGACCCCAATACAGGGATTATTAGCGGATCCTCAGCTAGTGTGGGCACACATATTATTGAGGTGACAGTTACTGATGAATATGGCGCTGTATCCGATCCCTATGCCTACACCTTGGTTGTAGATTCTTATTGCGGAGATAATGGAGTTCAGACTCCAAACTCAGAAGGAGATGGAGGTCCTATAAATGACGGCAATGAAGAATGCGATGGATTAAATGGTATAGCTTTTACTCCTTCTGAAAGCAGCATGAGTAAATCTTATGCCTGCTCAGGACCATGTTTTCCAGCGACAGATTGTACTGGCTCATGTTCATTTCTAGATTCTTTTAGTGGAGGTGGCTGGTGTGGAGATGGAATTGTTCAAAGCGCACATCCTATTACTGGAAATCCCCTAGAAACCTGTGACCCGATGGAAACAAAGGCTGACTATGAACTAAGGGTTGGTCCTGTAAGTGATTCAACTTTTGCAGTATTGCAACTATCATGCTCTTCCGATTGCCAGCTTGGTTGCGCCACGGATCCAGATTTAGCCAGAGGTTGTTATATAGATACAAATGATAATGGAATTATTGATAGCGGTGAATGTCAAAAGGGAATGTTTACCTGTGAAAATACTGGGATGCTTGAATGTTTTGATATTTTTAGTGTTATGGGTGGTTCACCTGTTTTTGACGAATGTTGTCGAGGTAATGTTGCCGAGCTTCAAGACGGGAATATAGTTGGGACCCCATTCTTGGTAGTAAGAGCACTTGCTTCAGATATGGGTATAGGTGGCTATGTAATGGATCATTCGAACTTAGTATATTATTCAAGTGTTTTTAATTGTGATGATGTCTGCTTAAGAGAAAACAGGGTTTGTGTTGGAGTTGGTCTTTCTCAGGTAGTATCAAATTCTTGTGTTTCTGTTATGCATGACAATGGAAATGATTGCAATCTAAATAGTAATTTAGCCACCAATGATTGTAAATCAGGTTATTTAACAGGTGGCGTGCACTGCATGGAAACAGCAACAGCTGGTTTTAGGATTGGTGAGACTTTGTGTTATTGTTATTAG